The proteins below are encoded in one region of Thermococcus peptonophilus:
- a CDS encoding peroxiredoxin — translation MKVGEKAPDFALKDQNGEEFKLSDFRGKKVLLSFHPLAWTSVCEKQMKALDENYERFEKLNVVPVGISVDSVPTKKAWAEHMGLKKLRILSDFWPHGEVAKLYDLFREDGGFSERANVLVDEEGKVVFFKVYPISELPDLEEVFEAAERDKK, via the coding sequence ATGAAAGTTGGTGAAAAGGCACCAGATTTCGCCCTTAAAGACCAGAACGGTGAGGAGTTTAAGCTCAGCGACTTCAGGGGTAAGAAAGTCCTCCTTTCCTTCCACCCGCTTGCGTGGACTTCCGTCTGTGAGAAGCAGATGAAGGCTCTGGATGAGAACTACGAGCGCTTTGAGAAGCTGAACGTCGTCCCGGTGGGAATAAGCGTTGACTCGGTTCCCACAAAGAAGGCATGGGCCGAGCACATGGGGCTTAAGAAGCTGAGGATCTTAAGTGACTTCTGGCCGCACGGTGAGGTTGCAAAGCTCTATGATCTCTTCAGGGAAGACGGGGGCTTCTCTGAGAGGGCGAACGTGCTGGTCGACGAGGAAGGAAAGGTGGTTTTCTTCAAGGTCTATCCGATAAGCGAGCTTCCGGATCTGGAAGAGGTCTTTGAAGCGGCAGAAAGAGATAAAAAGTGA
- a CDS encoding FprA family A-type flavoprotein, which yields MPKVRVEKLCTDLELYIIRVDDDQIRYFEATWEIPEGITYNAYLMKLDGAVVLFDTTKKEYTDLFMDALEKLVDPKEITHIIVHHTEPDHSGALPRILEENGYKAQVIGTQFAKNLLQGFYGDRVVENFKVVKDGEEMKIGGKTFRFIAVPWLHWPDTMITYVVEDRLIFSCDAGGGYSIPEAIDDSNEEVVKKYLPYVAKYIVTVIGHYHKYIVQNIKKLKELGIVEEAKMILPGHGLAWCKNPKRIFEFYEQVGAGVPEKDKVLVIYDSMYGFVEKRIEIVLDELKKLGKKPVVYRFTDKEAPAVSDILGEVPSAEALIIGASTYEAEIHPRIRYTLYEIVDKANYEKPVLIVGAFGWGGVAGRKIETMITRSKFDHVATVESRGYPSSEDEEKIREAVRKLVQWIS from the coding sequence ATGCCCAAAGTTCGAGTTGAGAAGCTCTGCACTGACCTGGAGTTGTACATCATCAGGGTTGACGATGATCAGATAAGGTACTTTGAGGCCACTTGGGAAATTCCGGAGGGGATAACTTACAACGCCTACCTGATGAAGCTCGACGGTGCAGTTGTCCTCTTTGACACAACAAAGAAGGAGTATACGGACCTTTTCATGGACGCACTAGAGAAGCTCGTTGATCCGAAGGAGATTACCCACATAATAGTCCACCACACTGAGCCTGACCACAGCGGGGCTTTGCCGAGGATTCTCGAAGAAAACGGCTACAAAGCACAGGTAATCGGAACCCAGTTCGCGAAGAACCTCCTCCAGGGTTTCTATGGAGACAGGGTCGTTGAGAACTTCAAGGTCGTCAAGGACGGCGAGGAGATGAAGATCGGCGGAAAGACCTTCCGCTTCATAGCGGTTCCGTGGCTTCACTGGCCGGACACCATGATAACCTACGTCGTTGAGGACAGGCTTATATTCTCCTGCGATGCCGGCGGTGGCTACTCAATTCCAGAGGCCATCGACGACAGCAATGAGGAAGTCGTAAAGAAGTACCTCCCGTACGTGGCCAAGTACATAGTTACGGTCATAGGACACTACCACAAGTACATAGTCCAGAACATCAAGAAGCTCAAAGAGCTTGGAATCGTCGAGGAAGCAAAGATGATACTCCCAGGACATGGCCTAGCCTGGTGCAAGAATCCGAAGAGGATATTCGAGTTCTATGAGCAGGTTGGAGCAGGAGTTCCAGAGAAGGACAAGGTTCTGGTCATATATGACTCGATGTACGGCTTCGTCGAGAAGAGGATAGAGATAGTTCTGGATGAACTTAAGAAGCTCGGAAAGAAGCCGGTCGTTTACCGCTTCACCGACAAGGAGGCTCCAGCGGTCAGCGACATACTTGGCGAAGTTCCAAGCGCTGAAGCCCTGATAATCGGCGCATCAACGTACGAGGCAGAGATACACCCGAGGATACGCTACACCCTCTACGAGATCGTTGACAAGGCCAACTACGAGAAGCCGGTTCTCATCGTTGGAGCCTTCGGATGGGGCGGCGTGGCCGGGAGAAAGATTGAGACCATGATAACCAGAAGCAAGTTCGATCACGTTGCAACGGTCGAGAGCAGAGGGTATCCATCATCGGAGGATGAGGAAAAGATTAGGGAAGCCGTCAGGAAGCTCGTCCAGTGGATTTCATAG
- a CDS encoding single- stranded DNA-binding family protein: MKLSTGYVRASGYAHKVRRVLFALVKGKVNPKEVVRAAGELNARIFEEFQKLGVEKDDVVRISVEFSIQDGSIVWDYNTISIEVYKKSEEERLAKAMEEVEERERELDQKIREVEELALNLKKVADELVEKIEELKQEHTSLKLKAEMEEA, encoded by the coding sequence GTGAAGCTGAGCACCGGGTATGTCCGCGCCAGTGGTTACGCTCATAAAGTCAGGAGGGTGCTCTTTGCCCTCGTCAAAGGGAAAGTCAATCCCAAAGAAGTTGTAAGGGCTGCTGGCGAGCTAAACGCGAGGATATTTGAGGAGTTTCAGAAGCTCGGTGTTGAAAAAGACGACGTTGTAAGGATAAGCGTTGAGTTCTCGATCCAGGATGGTTCAATAGTATGGGACTACAACACCATCTCTATCGAGGTTTATAAGAAGAGTGAAGAGGAAAGGCTGGCCAAGGCTATGGAGGAAGTCGAAGAAAGGGAACGTGAGCTTGACCAGAAGATACGGGAGGTCGAGGAGCTTGCACTCAACCTCAAAAAAGTAGCCGATGAGCTTGTGGAGAAGATAGAGGAGCTAAAGCAGGAGCACACATCCCTCAAGCTGAAGGCTGAGATGGAGGAGGCATGA
- a CDS encoding adenylate kinase, with protein MNILMFGPPGSGKSTHSRRIVEKYGLVYISSGDIIRKEIERKSSLGREMEAYLSRGDLIPDTIVNTLIISKLRRQRENFILDGYPRTPEQVIALENYLFDHGIKLDLALEIFIDEDTSVERISGRRICPNCGAVYHVKYNPPKVPGVCDVCGSKLVQRADDREDVVRKRYRIYSKNMEPIIKFYRAKGIYVRVDGDGPISEVWKRIQPLLDYIHSREEKRKEHE; from the coding sequence GTGAACATACTTATGTTTGGCCCCCCGGGAAGTGGGAAGAGCACACACTCAAGGAGGATAGTGGAGAAGTACGGCCTCGTCTACATTTCTTCAGGGGACATCATCAGGAAAGAAATCGAAAGAAAGTCCTCCCTCGGCAGGGAGATGGAAGCCTATCTCAGCAGGGGAGACCTCATTCCAGATACTATCGTCAATACCCTGATAATTTCAAAGCTCCGCCGTCAGAGAGAAAATTTCATACTCGACGGTTACCCAAGGACGCCCGAGCAGGTGATCGCCCTTGAGAACTACCTCTTTGACCATGGCATTAAGCTTGACTTAGCCCTTGAAATCTTCATAGACGAGGACACGAGCGTTGAGAGGATTTCCGGAAGGAGGATATGCCCCAACTGCGGAGCAGTCTATCATGTAAAGTACAACCCACCCAAAGTGCCGGGGGTATGCGATGTCTGCGGCTCTAAACTCGTCCAGAGAGCTGACGACAGGGAAGACGTCGTTAGAAAGAGGTACAGGATATACTCAAAGAACATGGAGCCAATAATTAAGTTCTACCGGGCCAAGGGGATATATGTACGGGTCGACGGTGATGGTCCGATAAGTGAGGTGTGGAAGCGGATACAGCCCCTGCTGGACTACATCCACTCACGCGAGGAGAAGCGAAAGGAGCATGAGTAG
- a CDS encoding glycosyltransferase family 39 protein, with the protein MKTEAKEKLKKSKPGEGRAFPKVYFYFREYGLALLVLLLAYVGYKIRAVTSSFKLFLDPDTFYHFEMYKLAIQDWIPKYFAYAEPPMGIKPGGYLGLYTVQAVFYKVAHALFGMNEFGAFKVWPPFVGAMTVIAVYLVVRKLHSDWAGFWGAALMTGFWGAITKTYSGNNRGEGPFVMFFLFAIYFLLLYLDEEHWNWKKVLGLVFFITLSPLYMGVWAGSSLGIMILLATGVIVPVIFFTIGDTSNLKRFVVEYYPTFGLSLVTGILLARSGFVGIRNFLVFSFEVLIASTVLVLIMLYGERFLNFSDWIHRLGTVIAIGIAGFLAFYAYFGKALFNFLRAATQSTPLYQTVAELQTPSWREVIATFSLKPKGSNGDSIIFILSIIGLAILGWKFYLEVKEKRYETYKHFIPLFHYLGTIYLFKQAVRFSFQASVAAIILAAIAMGEAFLYVERMKDTVTVKALYTAFLILMLVPMPYVAAIYSYNNQKSMMNSYKTINPKMPGSVPEAWTDALMWLKNNSDPYATLLSWWDYGYWEESSLLSHRRAVSDGGHGYDRRYIIAKFFSHSGNAGEVDLEAWGDDYVITFLDPFDQQSDFGKFNAIAYLGGAIAYGERYPMFSYVSYNDIVTTNETIAVKVGNGYVVPEIVVDLIRGQVFKNKGQTYPFVLYIYPYRTSNNQLYPIGIIAYEKIAFSNYLQLGLGIPISLAGNDTAKLFANFKLEYTGYNGYVKRQGVYDPSVRVYKFTPFAIYRIEAMENGTWTKVYDSINGGGLEVKSGNTTLPLTGEQKLKLYISAFGRDVKNGTLIFEAYNGTKLVDRQVLVEGLNIDHLNETPVEVTVNIPQADKYRFVLLQEGPVGVTNGPVYVNGKIANPSMPLKPGESGKIELTEAFEKGYTNVKFTLRGVVYYYVTPNGNDIYKPEFYLEPHMDIIGYIPVAELDKVQRGDNVISGQASVPKDFFDSYVQKLKKEYGNKVVIVSKRLEPIFLAQKEYMLWEGH; encoded by the coding sequence ATGAAGACTGAAGCCAAAGAAAAATTGAAAAAGTCGAAACCCGGGGAGGGACGGGCCTTCCCTAAGGTCTACTTTTATTTTAGGGAGTACGGGCTGGCTCTCCTTGTCTTGCTACTGGCATACGTTGGATATAAAATTAGGGCAGTGACTTCCAGTTTCAAGCTGTTCCTCGATCCCGATACGTTCTATCACTTTGAAATGTATAAGCTGGCGATTCAGGACTGGATTCCCAAGTATTTTGCCTACGCAGAGCCTCCGATGGGTATAAAACCCGGGGGATATCTCGGCCTCTACACGGTTCAGGCAGTGTTCTACAAGGTGGCCCATGCTCTGTTCGGCATGAACGAGTTTGGGGCTTTCAAGGTCTGGCCGCCCTTCGTAGGGGCGATGACAGTTATAGCGGTCTACCTTGTCGTCAGAAAGCTCCACTCGGACTGGGCCGGTTTCTGGGGAGCGGCCCTAATGACGGGCTTCTGGGGAGCTATCACAAAGACTTATTCTGGCAACAACCGTGGAGAGGGACCTTTCGTGATGTTTTTCCTGTTTGCAATCTACTTCCTGCTCCTCTATCTCGATGAAGAGCACTGGAACTGGAAGAAAGTCCTTGGGCTGGTCTTTTTCATCACCCTCAGTCCGCTGTACATGGGGGTTTGGGCGGGGAGCTCGCTCGGCATCATGATTCTGCTCGCAACTGGCGTGATAGTGCCGGTAATATTCTTCACGATAGGAGACACCAGCAATCTCAAGCGCTTTGTCGTTGAGTACTACCCTACCTTTGGACTCTCCCTTGTGACCGGAATCCTGCTTGCTCGGAGCGGCTTCGTTGGCATTAGGAACTTCCTTGTGTTCTCCTTTGAGGTCCTCATAGCAAGCACGGTGCTCGTCCTGATAATGCTGTACGGCGAAAGATTCCTGAACTTCTCAGACTGGATACACAGACTTGGAACGGTGATCGCCATTGGAATCGCAGGCTTCCTGGCCTTCTATGCGTACTTTGGAAAGGCCCTCTTCAACTTCCTTAGAGCGGCCACCCAGTCAACGCCTCTCTACCAGACCGTCGCCGAGCTTCAGACTCCCAGCTGGAGGGAGGTCATCGCAACGTTCAGCCTCAAACCCAAGGGTTCAAATGGCGACAGCATCATATTCATACTCTCCATTATAGGCCTAGCCATCCTCGGATGGAAGTTCTATCTGGAGGTAAAAGAGAAGCGCTACGAGACCTACAAGCACTTCATACCCCTGTTCCACTATCTCGGGACTATATACCTTTTTAAGCAGGCAGTTCGCTTCTCTTTCCAGGCATCCGTGGCGGCAATAATTCTGGCCGCCATAGCAATGGGTGAGGCCTTCCTGTACGTTGAGAGGATGAAGGATACGGTTACTGTAAAGGCACTCTACACCGCGTTCCTCATACTGATGCTAGTTCCAATGCCATACGTAGCTGCCATCTATTCCTACAACAACCAGAAGAGCATGATGAATTCCTACAAAACCATAAACCCCAAAATGCCGGGTAGCGTTCCAGAGGCCTGGACCGACGCCCTTATGTGGCTTAAAAACAACAGCGACCCCTACGCAACCCTTCTAAGCTGGTGGGACTACGGCTATTGGGAAGAGTCCAGCCTTCTAAGCCACCGCAGGGCAGTGAGCGATGGTGGCCACGGCTACGACAGGAGGTACATCATAGCCAAGTTCTTCTCCCACAGCGGAAACGCCGGGGAGGTTGACCTGGAAGCGTGGGGAGATGACTACGTTATAACCTTCCTTGATCCGTTTGACCAGCAGAGCGACTTTGGCAAGTTCAACGCCATAGCCTACCTAGGCGGTGCAATAGCTTACGGGGAGAGGTATCCGATGTTCAGCTACGTTTCTTACAACGACATTGTAACTACTAACGAGACCATAGCAGTTAAAGTTGGCAACGGGTACGTAGTGCCCGAGATTGTGGTAGATTTAATCAGAGGACAGGTCTTCAAAAACAAAGGACAAACTTATCCGTTTGTTCTCTACATTTATCCCTACAGGACTTCCAACAACCAACTCTACCCCATTGGAATCATTGCCTATGAAAAGATCGCCTTCAGCAACTACCTCCAGCTGGGCCTTGGAATCCCAATTTCACTGGCAGGAAACGACACAGCAAAGCTCTTTGCAAACTTCAAGCTCGAATACACCGGTTACAACGGCTACGTGAAGAGACAGGGCGTTTATGACCCAAGCGTTAGGGTCTATAAGTTCACACCCTTCGCAATATACCGCATTGAGGCCATGGAGAACGGAACATGGACTAAGGTCTATGACTCGATTAACGGCGGTGGACTGGAGGTTAAGAGCGGCAACACTACTCTACCACTAACGGGCGAGCAGAAGCTTAAGCTCTACATTTCGGCGTTTGGAAGAGATGTAAAGAACGGAACGCTGATATTTGAGGCCTACAACGGCACGAAGCTGGTTGACAGACAGGTTCTTGTTGAGGGCCTCAACATAGACCATCTCAACGAAACCCCCGTTGAAGTCACAGTGAATATCCCACAGGCAGACAAGTACCGCTTCGTCCTGCTCCAGGAGGGTCCTGTTGGGGTTACAAACGGTCCAGTGTACGTTAATGGGAAGATTGCCAACCCGAGCATGCCCTTAAAGCCTGGTGAAAGCGGCAAAATTGAGCTTACAGAAGCGTTTGAGAAGGGGTACACGAACGTCAAGTTCACCCTCAGGGGTGTAGTCTATTACTACGTGACACCAAACGGCAACGACATATACAAGCCAGAGTTCTACCTTGAACCGCACATGGACATAATTGGATATATTCCAGTTGCAGAACTGGACAAAGTTCAGAGAGGAGACAACGTAATCAGCGGCCAGGCTAGCGTCCCGAAGGACTTCTTCGATTCATACGTTCAGAAGCTGAAGAAGGAGTACGGAAACAAGGTCGTAATCGTCAGCAAGCGCCTTGAGCCGATCTTCCTGGCCCAGAAGGAGTACATGCTGTGGGAAGGTCATTAA
- the glmS gene encoding glutamine--fructose-6-phosphate transaminase (isomerizing) — MCGIIGYIGDRKACDVIVKGLKRLEYRGYDSAGVVTGNGETLDVRKGAGRIDELTEKLGFLEMEGNRGIGHTRWATHGVPNDINAHPQKDCTGRIVLVHNGIIENFAELKEELLKKGHVFRSDTDTEVIAHLIEEELKGSEDFEEALRKALNKLRGSFALAIVYADEPDKLYVVRNESPLVLGVGDGEMFAASDVPAFLEYTNKAVFLDDGEYAILTKNSYVVKRIDTGEVVEKPVHEISWTLEMAEKAGYPHFMLKEIYEQPRALKDAIHGNREIIKGVAEEIANYDRIIFVAMGTSYHAALVGKYLFQRLAKKVPIVEEASEFRYEFEDLIDDKTLVIAITQSGETADTLAAMKLAKRKGAKVLGIVNVVGSMATRIADLTLYTHAGPEIGVAATKTYTTQLTVLTMLAIELAKVLGTASEDYLKKLENELMKVPELVELALKHDNAIRELADVLKDKRDFFYIGRGISVPTALEGALKLKEISYIHAEGLSAGELKHGPLALLEDGVPVVAINPSGKVFDKMVSNIEEAKARGAMIISLSDREELSRVSDVLIKMPRVDELLSPIVYVVPLQLLAYHLAVLRGNDPDKPRNLAKSVTVE; from the coding sequence ATGTGCGGCATCATTGGTTACATCGGTGACAGAAAAGCCTGTGATGTTATCGTGAAGGGCCTTAAGAGGCTGGAATATAGGGGTTACGATTCAGCCGGAGTCGTGACGGGAAACGGTGAAACTCTCGACGTTAGAAAAGGGGCTGGGAGGATAGACGAACTCACTGAGAAGCTCGGCTTTCTTGAGATGGAGGGCAACAGAGGTATCGGCCACACCCGGTGGGCCACTCATGGTGTCCCGAACGACATCAATGCCCACCCCCAGAAGGACTGCACCGGAAGGATAGTTCTCGTTCACAACGGCATAATTGAAAACTTCGCGGAGCTGAAGGAGGAGCTCCTCAAAAAGGGGCACGTCTTCAGGAGCGATACCGATACCGAAGTCATAGCTCATCTTATTGAAGAGGAACTGAAGGGCTCTGAGGATTTTGAAGAGGCCCTCCGGAAGGCCCTGAATAAGCTTAGGGGTTCTTTTGCCCTTGCCATAGTTTATGCGGATGAACCAGATAAGCTTTACGTCGTCAGGAATGAGAGCCCGCTCGTTCTAGGGGTCGGAGACGGCGAGATGTTCGCGGCGAGCGACGTTCCGGCTTTTCTCGAGTACACAAACAAGGCAGTCTTCCTAGACGACGGGGAGTATGCAATCTTGACCAAGAACTCTTACGTCGTCAAGAGGATCGACACGGGAGAAGTTGTTGAGAAACCCGTCCATGAAATAAGCTGGACACTGGAGATGGCCGAAAAAGCCGGCTATCCTCACTTCATGCTGAAGGAAATATACGAGCAGCCAAGGGCCCTTAAAGACGCCATTCACGGCAACAGAGAGATTATCAAGGGCGTCGCTGAGGAGATAGCAAATTATGACAGAATTATCTTCGTGGCTATGGGCACGTCCTATCATGCGGCACTCGTTGGGAAGTACCTCTTCCAGAGGCTCGCCAAGAAAGTTCCGATCGTTGAAGAGGCGAGCGAGTTCAGGTATGAATTTGAGGACTTGATAGACGATAAGACCCTCGTCATAGCGATAACCCAGAGCGGTGAGACAGCGGATACCCTCGCGGCAATGAAGCTGGCAAAGAGGAAGGGAGCGAAGGTGCTTGGAATAGTCAACGTTGTGGGCAGTATGGCAACGAGGATAGCCGATTTAACTCTCTACACGCACGCCGGGCCGGAAATCGGGGTCGCCGCTACAAAAACATATACAACCCAGCTCACAGTCCTTACAATGCTCGCAATAGAGCTTGCGAAGGTTCTCGGCACTGCGAGCGAAGACTACCTTAAGAAGCTCGAGAATGAGCTCATGAAAGTCCCGGAACTTGTAGAACTAGCTCTAAAACACGACAACGCTATCAGGGAGCTTGCCGATGTACTCAAGGACAAGCGGGACTTCTTCTACATTGGCAGGGGCATAAGCGTTCCAACGGCCCTTGAAGGTGCGCTCAAGCTTAAGGAGATAAGCTACATCCACGCCGAGGGGCTGAGCGCGGGCGAGCTGAAGCACGGCCCGCTTGCACTGCTTGAAGACGGTGTCCCTGTGGTTGCAATAAACCCGAGCGGAAAGGTCTTCGACAAAATGGTGAGCAACATCGAGGAGGCAAAGGCTAGGGGGGCTATGATAATTTCCCTTTCCGATAGGGAAGAACTCAGCAGGGTCTCGGACGTTCTGATAAAGATGCCTAGGGTTGATGAGCTGCTGAGTCCAATCGTGTATGTTGTTCCGCTCCAGCTCCTCGCTTATCACCTGGCCGTTTTGAGGGGCAACGACCCTGACAAGCCGAGAAATCTTGCCAAATCGGTTACTGTGGAGTGA
- a CDS encoding PCNA-inhibitor — protein sequence MDRKLDEFIGDATPKTRPKETPLRRKKRLRPTSLDSFLPEEHINYFRDLRIGAKKIRNAKIEEL from the coding sequence ATGGACAGAAAGCTCGATGAGTTCATCGGCGATGCAACCCCAAAGACGCGTCCCAAAGAGACCCCTCTCCGGAGAAAAAAGCGACTTAGGCCAACTAGCCTCGACTCCTTCCTACCTGAGGAGCACATAAACTACTTCAGAGACCTCAGGATAGGGGCAAAGAAGATAAGGAACGCGAAAATCGAGGAGTTATAG
- a CDS encoding methyltransferase domain-containing protein: protein MLEGITEEKIREAEELIRKGYGEKRLQARLGKGWKLITEIARARIRARDKFSRSDLWMDMEGLRYATHEIVAKYRAERLREFGVESIVDVSCGIGIQLIFYAMKVKKAYGIDIDPMKIEFARRNAEKYGVSNIEFINADSLLPETVERVNADVVFSDPARPPEAPERNLEGLLPSPLKVYEAYKKKARAFIFDLPPQMKREKVPWKGEFEYIDLFGALNRLTFYTEPLAKAERSAVILPAGVRLESDPSLENIVEWAEGPDDYLYEIPQSVDYADLINELFHRLPVEARMLLREKRRVLATGDEPVTSPYLKRAYSVVEVLPFHPVRINDFLRKEGFGRATLRISVPESEYWRIRRKIEENLKGERRAFVFKVGEKAVIAEEL from the coding sequence ATGCTTGAGGGAATCACCGAAGAGAAAATCAGAGAAGCGGAAGAACTTATACGAAAAGGTTACGGCGAAAAAAGGCTCCAAGCCAGGCTTGGAAAGGGCTGGAAGCTGATAACGGAGATAGCCAGGGCCAGGATAAGGGCAAGGGACAAGTTCTCAAGGAGCGATCTCTGGATGGACATGGAAGGGCTCCGCTACGCCACTCACGAGATCGTCGCTAAATACCGTGCCGAGAGGCTGAGGGAGTTCGGTGTGGAGAGCATCGTCGATGTTTCCTGCGGTATCGGCATACAGCTCATCTTCTACGCTATGAAAGTTAAGAAGGCCTATGGAATAGATATCGACCCAATGAAGATAGAATTCGCCAGAAGGAATGCCGAGAAGTACGGTGTCTCGAACATTGAGTTTATAAACGCCGATTCTCTCCTCCCAGAGACCGTTGAGAGAGTGAACGCGGATGTTGTGTTCTCCGATCCTGCGAGACCTCCTGAGGCCCCCGAGAGAAACCTTGAGGGACTTCTCCCAAGTCCTCTAAAGGTCTACGAGGCCTACAAAAAAAAGGCCCGGGCATTCATCTTCGACCTTCCGCCGCAGATGAAGCGGGAAAAAGTCCCGTGGAAAGGCGAGTTTGAGTACATAGACCTCTTTGGGGCACTGAACAGGCTGACGTTTTACACGGAACCACTCGCAAAGGCCGAGAGGAGCGCTGTTATCCTGCCAGCTGGAGTGAGGCTTGAAAGCGACCCCTCCCTCGAGAACATTGTTGAGTGGGCCGAGGGGCCGGACGATTATCTATACGAGATACCCCAGAGCGTTGACTACGCCGACCTGATAAACGAGCTCTTCCACAGGCTTCCGGTCGAAGCTAGAATGCTGCTCAGGGAGAAGAGGAGAGTTCTAGCTACCGGCGACGAGCCCGTAACAAGCCCCTACCTCAAGAGGGCGTACAGCGTCGTAGAGGTTCTCCCATTTCATCCAGTCAGGATAAACGACTTCCTCAGAAAGGAAGGCTTTGGAAGGGCAACGCTGAGGATAAGTGTCCCAGAGAGCGAGTACTGGAGGATCAGGAGGAAAATCGAGGAGAACCTCAAGGGCGAGAGGAGGGCCTTCGTCTTCAAAGTTGGGGAAAAAGCGGTAATAGCGGAAGAGCTATAA
- the rnhB gene encoding ribonuclease HII, with product MKLAGIDEAGRGPVIGPMVIAAVVIDEKNLPKLEELNVRDSKKLTPKRRERLFNDIIEVLDDYAILELSPDVIGSREGTLNEFEVENFAKALNSLKIKPDVVYADAADVDEERFARELGERLTFKAEVVAKHKADDIFPVVSAASILAKVTRDRAIEKLKEEYGEIGSGYPSDPRTRAFLENYYREHGEFPPIVRKGWKTLKKIVEKVEGEKKAEEKQATLDRYLRKA from the coding sequence ATGAAGTTAGCGGGCATTGACGAGGCGGGAAGAGGGCCAGTTATAGGGCCGATGGTGATAGCGGCGGTCGTGATAGACGAGAAGAACCTTCCAAAGCTCGAAGAGCTGAATGTTAGAGACTCGAAAAAGCTGACCCCGAAGAGAAGGGAAAGGCTGTTTAATGACATAATTGAGGTTTTAGATGATTATGCAATTCTGGAATTGTCCCCCGATGTCATTGGTTCCAGGGAGGGCACGCTCAACGAGTTCGAGGTTGAGAACTTCGCGAAAGCTCTGAACTCGCTCAAGATCAAGCCCGATGTTGTCTATGCGGACGCGGCTGACGTTGACGAGGAACGCTTTGCGAGAGAGCTTGGGGAGAGGCTAACCTTTAAGGCCGAAGTTGTCGCGAAGCACAAGGCCGACGACATCTTTCCCGTCGTCTCAGCTGCTTCAATCCTCGCAAAGGTTACGAGGGACAGAGCGATTGAAAAACTAAAGGAAGAGTATGGAGAGATAGGCTCCGGTTATCCAAGCGACCCAAGAACAAGGGCTTTTCTTGAGAACTATTATCGGGAGCACGGCGAGTTTCCGCCGATAGTAAGGAAGGGCTGGAAGACCCTGAAAAAGATAGTGGAAAAAGTTGAGGGCGAGAAAAAAGCCGAAGAAAAGCAGGCTACTCTTGACCGCTATCTTCGGAAGGCTTGA
- a CDS encoding metal ABC transporter permease, with protein sequence MIPEFLIRALLASIMVSVLLGLLSPIINTKGLAFLTHALFHALLFGAVLGMILALLLNNYGLVILTALVVTTLLVILIAQLEKIGFTSDSAVGIVSSFVAGLTVLGFGVLYKVMATRPYFPLTQSIVSYLTGDIFLVTLDDLTILIVGGAIVFFVLLLLYRDFLYISFDMEGVESYGGNARAYLTILYVLVGVIGALIVQTVGLITLQVVAILPGAIALMISSDLRNVLGISLLLTLTVQLTSVVLAYFTAIPPSGIATIMLGIVYGALLFRR encoded by the coding sequence ATGATCCCAGAGTTTCTCATCAGGGCTCTCCTCGCGAGCATAATGGTCAGCGTCCTCCTCGGACTTCTAAGCCCGATAATCAACACGAAGGGTCTTGCATTCCTGACCCACGCCCTCTTTCACGCCCTTCTCTTCGGTGCAGTCCTGGGAATGATACTGGCCCTTCTCCTCAACAACTACGGCCTCGTCATTCTCACGGCCTTAGTAGTGACAACGCTCCTAGTCATCCTCATAGCCCAGCTGGAGAAGATAGGATTCACCTCCGACTCCGCTGTTGGTATAGTTTCCAGCTTTGTCGCTGGGCTCACTGTCCTTGGCTTCGGCGTCCTCTACAAGGTCATGGCTACGAGACCCTACTTCCCGCTGACACAAAGCATAGTCTCATATCTAACCGGCGATATATTCCTCGTCACCCTCGACGACCTGACAATCCTTATCGTTGGAGGGGCCATCGTATTCTTCGTCCTGCTGCTCCTCTACCGCGACTTTCTGTACATCAGCTTTGACATGGAGGGAGTTGAGAGCTACGGGGGCAACGCAAGGGCATATCTCACGATCCTCTACGTTCTCGTTGGTGTAATCGGTGCTCTTATAGTCCAGACGGTTGGTCTGATAACGCTCCAGGTAGTTGCGATCCTTCCCGGTGCGATAGCGCTGATGATAAGCTCTGACCTCAGGAACGTTCTTGGCATAAGTCTTCTCTTAACCTTAACAGTCCAGCTTACGTCAGTGGTTCTTGCTTACTTCACTGCCATACCACCAAGCGGTATAGCCACGATAATGCTGGGCATAGTCTATGGCGCACTCTTGTTTAGGAGGTGA